A region of Marnyiella aurantia DNA encodes the following proteins:
- a CDS encoding deoxynucleoside kinase, which produces MHIAVTGNIGAGKTTLTTMLAKHYGWDTQFEDVDHNPYLEDFYADMSKWSFALQIYFLGSRFRQVKEIRDSGRSVIQDRTIYEDAHIFAENLNDMNLLSDRDFNNYSAVFDLMRSFVSAPDLLIYLKSDVPNLVKKIYKRGRDYEATISIEYLSRLNQKYERWISGYKEGKLLIIEVDDLDFVERPEDFGYILQRIETEMHGLF; this is translated from the coding sequence ATGCATATTGCGGTAACAGGAAATATAGGTGCAGGCAAAACTACGTTAACGACCATGCTGGCCAAACATTATGGCTGGGATACTCAGTTTGAGGATGTGGACCATAATCCTTATCTGGAAGATTTTTATGCCGATATGAGCAAATGGAGTTTTGCACTCCAGATTTATTTTTTAGGCAGCCGTTTCCGCCAGGTGAAGGAAATCCGTGATAGTGGCAGAAGCGTCATTCAGGACCGCACGATCTATGAAGATGCACATATTTTTGCGGAGAATCTGAATGATATGAATTTGCTTTCTGACCGCGATTTTAATAATTACTCAGCAGTTTTTGATTTAATGCGGAGTTTCGTTTCGGCACCGGATTTGCTGATTTATCTTAAATCAGATGTTCCGAATCTGGTAAAAAAAATCTACAAGCGTGGTCGCGATTATGAGGCCACTATAAGTATAGAATATCTGTCCAGGCTTAACCAGAAGTACGAGCGCTGGATCTCCGGATATAAAGAGGGAAAACTACTGATCATTGAAGTTGATGATTTGGATTTTGTGGAGCGGCCTGAGGATTTTGGATATATCCTGCAGCGCATCGAAACAGAAATGCATGGCCTATTTTAA
- a CDS encoding DUF493 family protein, giving the protein MDPLYVDASGQNQDEFYESLKTKLEENHNFPEDYLYKFIFPNDNLKLTELYQIFDKIKYTISTRESKNGKYIAASMTAFVMDANQVVDLYKKVAKIEGVVML; this is encoded by the coding sequence ATGGACCCATTATACGTCGACGCCAGCGGACAAAATCAGGATGAATTTTACGAATCACTGAAGACTAAACTGGAAGAGAATCATAATTTTCCCGAAGATTATCTGTACAAATTTATCTTTCCGAACGATAACCTTAAACTGACGGAACTTTATCAGATTTTTGACAAGATAAAATACACCATTTCCACCCGTGAAAGCAAAAACGGCAAATATATCGCTGCCAGTATGACCGCTTTCGTGATGGATGCCAATCAGGTGGTGGACCTTTATAAAAAGGTTGCCAAAATTGAAGGCGTTGTTATGCTTTAA
- the purB gene encoding adenylosuccinate lyase, translating to MDSYKNPLEERYSSPEMLYNFSPNNKFRNWRKLWIALAEIEKDLGLEISDEQIAELKANAEIIDYDKAAEYEKKFRHDVMAHVHTYGDAAPLAKGIIHLGATSAFVGDNTDLIQMRDGLLLLRKQLVNVIKNLSDFALKYKDLPTLGFTHYQPAQLTTVGKRATLWLQSLILDFEELEFFIETLRFRGVKGTTGTAASFLELFEGDYAKVKHLDTELSKRFGFDKVFGVSGQTYDRKIDAKVMSLLSNIAQSAHKFTNDLRLLQNLKEIEEPFEKNQIGSSAMAYKRNPMRSERIGALSKFVMSLSSSSAMVAATQWFERTLDDSANKRLAIPQSFLAVDAILLIWNNIMNGIVVYENRINKHIMDELPFMATEYIIMEEVKAGGDRQEIHETIRVHSMEASKKVKEEGKENDLLERILNDTTLKMDKSKLMEVLDPKNFVGFAPIQTEEFVKNEVQPILDKYAGLIGMEADLKV from the coding sequence ATGGACTCGTACAAAAATCCACTTGAGGAACGGTATTCAAGCCCGGAAATGCTTTACAATTTTTCCCCGAACAATAAATTCAGAAACTGGCGTAAGCTTTGGATCGCTCTGGCAGAGATTGAGAAAGATCTGGGTCTTGAGATTTCCGATGAGCAGATAGCTGAACTTAAGGCAAATGCTGAAATTATCGATTATGATAAAGCAGCCGAATATGAAAAGAAATTCCGTCATGATGTGATGGCTCACGTACATACTTACGGCGATGCTGCTCCGCTTGCGAAGGGAATCATTCACTTGGGGGCAACTTCGGCATTTGTTGGCGATAATACCGACCTGATCCAGATGCGCGACGGTTTGCTTCTTTTAAGAAAACAGTTGGTGAATGTAATTAAAAATCTTTCCGATTTTGCCCTGAAATATAAAGACCTACCCACGCTCGGGTTTACTCATTACCAGCCTGCCCAGCTTACTACTGTCGGCAAGCGTGCTACGTTATGGCTGCAGTCTTTAATCCTGGATTTTGAGGAACTTGAGTTTTTCATTGAGACACTTCGATTCCGTGGTGTAAAAGGTACTACCGGAACGGCTGCAAGCTTCCTTGAGCTTTTTGAAGGCGATTATGCTAAAGTGAAGCATTTGGATACAGAACTTTCAAAGCGTTTTGGGTTCGATAAAGTTTTCGGTGTTTCAGGTCAGACCTACGACCGTAAAATCGATGCGAAAGTGATGTCCCTGCTTTCCAATATTGCCCAGTCGGCACATAAATTTACCAACGACCTTAGACTTCTGCAGAACTTAAAGGAAATAGAAGAGCCTTTTGAGAAAAACCAGATCGGTTCTTCGGCAATGGCTTATAAAAGAAACCCGATGCGTTCCGAGAGAATCGGTGCGCTTTCCAAATTTGTGATGTCATTGAGTTCAAGTTCCGCAATGGTAGCTGCAACTCAGTGGTTTGAAAGGACTTTGGACGATTCAGCCAATAAAAGACTTGCAATTCCGCAGTCTTTCCTGGCAGTGGACGCAATCCTTCTGATCTGGAATAATATTATGAACGGAATCGTGGTGTATGAAAACCGCATCAACAAACATATCATGGATGAGCTGCCTTTTATGGCCACCGAATATATCATTATGGAAGAAGTGAAAGCCGGCGGTGACCGTCAGGAAATTCACGAAACCATCCGCGTTCATTCAATGGAAGCTTCGAAGAAAGTGAAGGAAGAAGGTAAGGAAAATGACCTGCTGGAACGCATACTTAACGATACGACACTTAAAATGGACAAATCCAAACTGATGGAAGTTCTTGATCCTAAGAATTTTGTTGGCTTCGCGCCAATTCAGACAGAAGAGTTTGTTAAGAATGAGGTGCAGCCAATTTTGGATAAATATGCCGGTCTTATAGGCATGGAAGCGGATTTGAAAGTGTAA
- a CDS encoding arsenate reductase family protein: protein MIKVLHNNSCSKSRAILEHLDENNVAFEIIDFVEHPLSQLELRTVLKKLNTDIDGLIRKNDKLYKEKYADKELSEEEWIHVLSENPSLMQRPILIKGSVAMVGRPVENVRFFIDK from the coding sequence ATGATTAAAGTCCTTCATAATAACAGCTGTTCCAAATCCCGGGCAATCCTGGAGCATCTGGACGAAAATAATGTCGCATTCGAAATCATAGATTTTGTAGAGCATCCGCTCTCCCAACTTGAACTTCGCACCGTCCTGAAAAAACTGAATACCGACATAGACGGTCTCATCCGTAAGAATGATAAGCTGTACAAAGAAAAATATGCCGACAAAGAATTATCTGAAGAAGAGTGGATTCACGTCTTAAGTGAAAACCCTTCGTTAATGCAAAGACCTATTTTGATTAAAGGATCTGTTGCGATGGTTGGCCGTCCTGTCGAGAACGTAAGGTTCTTTATTGATAAATAA
- a CDS encoding DUF4197 family protein: MKKIILSAALLMGTGGVLLTSTQSCMALATSDLGLSVIKRVLLGGVSQMANIFGNKQAFLQNDLIVRALPENLRSVYNLLDRVAPNLATTGKEYVAESAAYTVNISQPILQNAVNSLTANDVSRIMQGGQGIATQVLREKTEQQLIQAIMPQVDQKLNQFGIVRTINTALQGTNMLGSLFGGQSSTSNLGGNGLSRLASEQMVNGIFNIIEDYEQKNKSSMLGAFSGSAESIK, from the coding sequence ATGAAAAAGATCATACTTTCCGCAGCACTTCTAATGGGAACCGGCGGGGTTCTGCTCACTTCCACTCAATCCTGTATGGCCCTTGCAACCTCGGACCTGGGTCTATCCGTAATAAAACGTGTTCTGCTGGGCGGAGTATCACAGATGGCCAATATTTTTGGTAACAAACAGGCCTTTCTTCAGAATGACCTGATTGTACGCGCTTTGCCGGAAAACCTTAGGAGCGTTTACAACCTTCTCGACAGAGTGGCACCAAACCTGGCAACCACGGGCAAGGAGTATGTAGCCGAAAGTGCTGCATACACTGTTAATATATCACAACCTATCCTTCAGAATGCGGTAAACAGTTTGACAGCCAATGATGTATCCCGCATTATGCAGGGTGGTCAGGGAATTGCCACGCAGGTGCTCAGAGAAAAAACCGAGCAGCAGTTAATCCAGGCCATTATGCCGCAGGTAGACCAGAAACTTAATCAATTCGGCATTGTAAGGACCATAAATACAGCACTGCAGGGTACCAATATGCTGGGAAGTCTTTTTGGCGGGCAGAGCAGTACCAGCAATCTGGGTGGTAACGGTTTAAGCAGACTGGCATCTGAACAAATGGTAAACGGTATTTTCAACATCATTGAAGATTATGAGCAAAAAAACAAGTCAAGCATGTTAGGCGCCTTCAGCGGCAGTGCAGAATCAATCAAATAA
- a CDS encoding glutaminyl-peptide cyclotransferase, translated as MKRKFAVALFALFVLTGCNKDKEILNTLNDYNLQMESEGYHFGDKLQLPAEVMENAAEITISFGDKETSALIVDPNFFTLGDNAVTFNIKKKDGEVLTQDATIYVFAKTAEEQLNYTVVAEYPHDVANFVQGFQLEGNTVYESDGQNGSSKILKYTLGTTTPIAFTEQPADVFSEGSTIIGDKVYQLTWQNKKGFIYDKSSLKLLGEFPYPNVMGEGWGLTYDGENLIASDGTKNLYFLDSSDPSKLVRYVAVAGNATAYDRLNELEYHKGFVYANVWQKPIILKINPKNGEVTGKFDFSELAKKHTTGDDDVLNGIAFKGDNMLVTGKNWPKIYEVSVK; from the coding sequence ATGAAAAGGAAATTCGCCGTTGCACTGTTTGCGCTCTTCGTACTGACGGGCTGTAATAAGGACAAGGAAATTCTTAATACACTGAACGATTACAACCTTCAGATGGAGAGTGAAGGCTATCATTTTGGCGATAAACTTCAGCTTCCGGCAGAAGTGATGGAAAATGCCGCTGAAATAACAATCAGCTTTGGAGATAAGGAAACTTCTGCACTTATAGTTGATCCTAATTTCTTTACGCTTGGCGACAATGCAGTTACCTTTAATATAAAAAAGAAAGATGGCGAGGTCCTGACCCAGGATGCCACTATCTACGTATTCGCAAAAACAGCCGAGGAGCAATTGAACTATACGGTTGTTGCAGAATATCCACATGATGTAGCCAATTTTGTACAGGGCTTTCAGCTGGAAGGAAATACGGTCTATGAATCTGACGGACAGAACGGTTCTTCAAAAATTCTTAAATACACACTTGGAACTACTACTCCGATTGCCTTTACTGAGCAGCCGGCAGATGTTTTTTCTGAGGGAAGTACAATCATTGGCGACAAGGTGTATCAACTCACCTGGCAAAACAAAAAAGGTTTTATTTACGATAAATCTTCATTAAAGCTTTTAGGCGAATTTCCATACCCAAATGTAATGGGCGAGGGTTGGGGTCTTACGTACGACGGTGAAAACCTGATCGCTTCAGACGGAACGAAGAATCTCTACTTCCTTGATTCCTCAGATCCATCCAAACTAGTAAGGTATGTAGCCGTTGCCGGTAATGCTACTGCATATGACCGTCTGAATGAACTGGAATACCACAAGGGGTTTGTTTATGCCAATGTTTGGCAGAAGCCTATTATCCTTAAGATCAATCCTAAAAACGGAGAAGTTACCGGCAAATTTGATTTTTCAGAGTTAGCGAAAAAGCATACCACAGGGGATGACGATGTATTGAACGGTATTGCCTTCAAAGGGGATAATATGCTTGTCACCGGTAAGAACTGGCCTAAAATCTATGAGGTTTCTGTTAAATAA
- a CDS encoding TIGR01777 family oxidoreductase, with protein MKILITGGTGLVGTKLVKELRKRGHTVNVLVRKKSNKPNEFYWNYNRRQLDSEALEGVESIIHLAGASIGKKWTYEYKQELISSRVDSANFLYDHCTLADIKLKSFISASGVNYYGTFISDDILNEEAGIVKHDFLSDLCLKWESAALHFGNIADRTVILRTAPVLSEKGGTMEKLNMITNLNLSSAIGKGSQWFNWIHLDDLVDMYVQAVENPKFEGVFNAVADEIPTNKEFMKSLAKSRSKLFLPVNVPSFLLRMVFGEMSVVILEGTRVRNKKIKSLGFDFKYPELKQALKSFVKA; from the coding sequence ATGAAAATTCTGATCACCGGAGGCACCGGACTTGTAGGTACAAAACTTGTTAAGGAGTTGCGGAAACGGGGCCATACTGTAAATGTTCTGGTAAGGAAAAAGAGCAATAAGCCTAATGAATTTTATTGGAATTACAATAGGCGCCAATTGGACAGTGAGGCACTTGAAGGCGTGGAAAGTATTATCCATTTGGCAGGTGCAAGCATCGGCAAGAAATGGACATATGAATACAAGCAGGAACTGATTTCCAGCCGTGTGGACAGTGCGAATTTTCTGTATGACCACTGTACTCTTGCAGACATAAAGTTAAAGTCATTCATCTCTGCTTCAGGAGTCAATTATTACGGAACCTTTATTTCAGATGATATTTTGAATGAAGAAGCCGGTATAGTTAAACATGATTTTCTCAGTGATCTTTGTCTTAAATGGGAAAGTGCCGCACTTCATTTTGGAAACATCGCAGACAGAACTGTTATACTCAGAACCGCACCCGTTCTGTCAGAAAAAGGGGGCACCATGGAAAAACTTAATATGATAACCAACCTTAATCTCTCCAGTGCTATTGGTAAAGGATCACAGTGGTTTAACTGGATTCATTTAGACGATCTGGTGGATATGTATGTTCAGGCTGTAGAAAACCCTAAGTTTGAAGGTGTATTTAATGCAGTGGCAGATGAGATACCCACCAATAAGGAATTTATGAAAAGCCTGGCTAAATCAAGATCGAAATTATTTTTGCCCGTAAACGTACCATCATTTCTGTTGAGGATGGTATTTGGGGAAATGAGTGTAGTTATCCTGGAAGGAACACGCGTAAGAAATAAAAAAATCAAATCCCTGGGATTTGATTTTAAATATCCTGAACTGAAGCAGGCCCTTAAGTCATTTGTAAAAGCCTGA